In Tsuneonella dongtanensis, a single window of DNA contains:
- the trxA gene encoding thioredoxin: protein MPTIAVTDASFQSDVLDSDKPVLVDFWAEWCGPCKMIGPALEEIADELSDKVTIAKMDIMENTGVPGQIGVQSIPLMVLFKDGKPVAQKLGAAPKSQLKGWLESEL, encoded by the coding sequence ATGCCCACAATCGCCGTCACCGACGCCAGCTTCCAGTCCGACGTGCTCGACAGCGACAAGCCCGTGCTGGTCGATTTCTGGGCCGAATGGTGCGGTCCGTGCAAGATGATCGGCCCGGCGCTCGAAGAGATTGCTGATGAACTCAGCGACAAGGTGACCATCGCCAAGATGGACATCATGGAGAACACCGGCGTTCCAGGGCAGATCGGCGTCCAGTCGATCCCGCTCATGGTCCTTTTCAAGGACGGCAAGCCCGTCGCGCAGAAGCTCGGCGCTGCCCCGAAGAGCCAGCTCAAGGGCTGGCTCGAGAGCGAACTCTAG
- a CDS encoding inositol monophosphatase family protein — translation MSALDDEMLALMRFVSQRTILPRWRNLAEGDIIEKAQDELVTVADREAEAFLTEALTKLAPDVPIVGEEAAHADPSVLDHLSGQCWIVDPIDGTHNYAHGKSPFGIMVALADAGEAIAGWIYDPVRDRFCHARRGEGAFVNGDRVEARPTGDEPPVAAISVIFLDQHRRKAVNDHVAPHYRVVETPRCAAEQYPRLALGENDVSFFERTLAWDHAAGVLWLNEARGKVCRPDGSPYRVDEVDRTGIIGAASPALWDVLATLYAKL, via the coding sequence ATGAGCGCGCTCGACGACGAGATGCTGGCGCTGATGCGTTTCGTGTCGCAGCGCACGATCCTGCCGCGCTGGCGCAACCTTGCCGAAGGCGACATCATCGAGAAGGCGCAGGATGAGCTTGTCACCGTCGCCGACCGCGAAGCAGAGGCGTTCCTCACCGAGGCGCTGACGAAGCTCGCTCCGGATGTCCCGATCGTCGGCGAGGAGGCGGCGCACGCCGACCCTTCGGTGCTAGATCATCTGTCCGGTCAGTGCTGGATCGTCGATCCGATCGACGGGACGCACAACTATGCACACGGCAAGTCGCCATTCGGCATCATGGTCGCCCTGGCGGATGCAGGGGAGGCGATCGCAGGATGGATCTACGATCCCGTGCGTGACCGGTTCTGTCACGCGCGGCGCGGCGAAGGTGCCTTCGTCAACGGGGACCGTGTCGAGGCCCGGCCGACAGGCGACGAGCCGCCGGTTGCGGCGATTTCGGTGATTTTTCTCGACCAGCATCGACGCAAGGCCGTCAACGACCACGTAGCGCCGCATTATCGCGTCGTGGAAACGCCGCGCTGCGCCGCCGAACAATATCCTCGACTCGCGCTGGGTGAGAACGACGTGTCGTTCTTCGAACGCACGCTCGCCTGGGACCATGCGGCCGGGGTGCTGTGGCTCAACGAGGCCCGCGGCAAGGTCTGCAGGCCGGACGGATCGCCCTATCGGGTCGACGAGGTCGACCGCACCGGGATAATCGGCGCCGCGAGCCCGGCCTTATGGGACGTGCTCGCGACGCTCTACGCGAAACTCTAG